A DNA window from Micromonospora sp. NBC_01739 contains the following coding sequences:
- a CDS encoding adenosylmethionine--8-amino-7-oxononanoate transaminase gives MRPEEILAADAAHVWHPYAALPPAMSPYLVESAQGVRLRLADGRELVDGMSSWWAAIHGYRHPVLDAAVTDQLGRMSHVMFGGLTHAPAVELARTLVELAPEGLEHVFLADSGSVSVEVAIKMCLQYQRATGRPQRRRLGTWRGGYHGDTFHPMSVCDPEGGMHHLWGEVLPRQVFAPVPPGGFDTPVDPGYEAALVEAVQRHADELAAVIVEPVVQGAGGMRFHNPHYLKVLREVTRAHGVLLIFDEIATGFGRTGTMFAAEHAGVVPDVMCVGKALTGGYLTLAAALCTPQIAAGIRAGGVLAHGPTFMGNPLACAVANASLGLLTGGDWAGQVARLERNLRVGLEPLRGTPGVADVRVLGGIGVVQLDHEVDMAAATAAAVAAGVWLRPFRDLIYTMPPYLTEDADLALITAAIGAAARVA, from the coding sequence CGGGCGTGAGCTGGTCGACGGGATGTCGTCGTGGTGGGCGGCGATCCACGGCTACCGGCATCCCGTGCTGGACGCCGCGGTGACCGACCAGCTGGGCCGGATGAGTCATGTCATGTTCGGCGGACTGACCCACGCCCCCGCCGTCGAGCTGGCCCGCACCCTTGTCGAGTTGGCCCCCGAGGGGCTGGAGCACGTGTTCCTGGCCGACTCGGGCTCGGTCAGCGTCGAGGTGGCGATCAAGATGTGCCTCCAGTACCAGCGGGCCACCGGCCGGCCGCAGCGCCGACGGTTGGGCACCTGGCGGGGTGGCTACCACGGGGACACCTTCCACCCGATGAGCGTCTGCGACCCCGAGGGGGGCATGCACCATCTCTGGGGCGAGGTGCTGCCCCGGCAGGTCTTCGCCCCGGTGCCGCCGGGCGGCTTCGACACACCGGTCGATCCGGGGTACGAGGCCGCGCTGGTCGAGGCGGTGCAGCGGCACGCCGACGAGTTGGCCGCGGTGATCGTCGAGCCGGTGGTGCAGGGGGCCGGGGGGATGCGGTTCCACAACCCCCACTACCTGAAGGTGCTGCGCGAGGTGACCCGGGCGCACGGGGTGCTGCTGATCTTCGACGAGATCGCCACCGGGTTCGGGCGTACCGGGACGATGTTCGCCGCCGAGCACGCCGGGGTGGTTCCGGACGTGATGTGTGTCGGCAAGGCCCTCACCGGCGGCTACCTGACCCTGGCGGCCGCGCTGTGCACCCCGCAGATCGCGGCCGGCATCCGGGCCGGTGGGGTGCTGGCACACGGGCCGACCTTCATGGGCAACCCGCTGGCCTGTGCGGTCGCCAACGCCTCGCTGGGCCTGCTGACCGGCGGGGACTGGGCCGGGCAGGTGGCCCGGCTGGAGCGCAACCTGCGGGTCGGCCTGGAACCGTTGCGTGGCACCCCGGGGGTGGCGGATGTCCGGGTCCTCGGCGGCATCGGTGTGGTGCAACTCGACCACGAGGTCGACATGGCCGCCGCCACCGCCGCCGCGGTTGCAGCGGGAGTGTGGCTGCGTCCCTTCCGGGATCTGATCTACACGATGCCGCCGTACCTCACCGAGGACGCCGACCTGGCGCTGATCACGGCGGCTATCGGTGCGGCGGCCCGGGTCGCCTGA
- a CDS encoding guanylate kinase, giving the protein MSLDDETRPAARLTVLAGPSGAGRESVVELVRARSPSVWRPITVTTRPRREGECDGVDRHFLSPPEFDRRLAAGELLEWSWLGAHRRGTETAPLRLRLAAGVPVLLPLDLDGALLVRAAWPQARLVLLHPPGRMPAMTVVSAFDHTVSYDRTERVVGELVGFIGSSFLAPARPRPRG; this is encoded by the coding sequence GTGAGCTTGGATGACGAGACGCGCCCGGCGGCTCGGCTCACTGTCCTGGCTGGCCCATCCGGTGCCGGTAGGGAGAGTGTCGTCGAGTTGGTCCGGGCGCGTTCTCCGTCCGTGTGGCGGCCGATCACGGTCACCACCCGACCCCGACGTGAGGGCGAGTGTGACGGGGTCGATCGTCACTTCCTGAGCCCACCGGAGTTCGACCGCCGCCTGGCCGCGGGCGAACTGCTGGAGTGGAGTTGGCTGGGCGCGCATCGCCGGGGCACCGAGACCGCCCCGCTGCGTCTCCGGCTCGCCGCCGGAGTGCCGGTCCTGCTGCCCCTGGATCTGGACGGGGCCCTGCTGGTGCGGGCCGCCTGGCCGCAGGCCCGACTGGTGTTGCTCCACCCGCCCGGCCGAATGCCGGCCATGACCGTGGTGTCGGCCTTCGACCACACCGTGTCGTACGACCGCACGGAGCGGGTCGTGGGCGAACTGGTAGGATTCATCGGTTCTTCCTTCCTGGCTCCGGCCCGGCCGCGCCCGCGCGGTTGA
- the mihF gene encoding integration host factor, actinobacterial type, which translates to MPLPSLTPEQRAAALEKAAEIRKARAELKEQLKQGKTTLGAVLARAESDDVVGKLKVSAVLQAMPGIGKIRATQIMEKLKIAESRRLRGLGEQQRKALLGEFAAN; encoded by the coding sequence GTGCCGCTCCCGTCACTGACCCCCGAGCAGCGCGCAGCCGCGCTGGAGAAGGCTGCGGAGATCCGCAAAGCCCGTGCCGAGCTGAAGGAGCAGCTCAAGCAGGGCAAGACCACCCTCGGTGCCGTTCTTGCGCGGGCCGAGTCCGACGATGTCGTCGGCAAGCTCAAGGTGTCGGCCGTGCTGCAGGCGATGCCGGGCATCGGCAAGATCCGGGCCACCCAGATCATGGAGAAGCTCAAGATCGCCGAGAGCCGTCGCCTGCGTGGCCTCGGCGAGCAGCAGCGCAAGGCCCTGCTTGGGGAGTTCGCTGCCAACTGA
- the rpoZ gene encoding DNA-directed RNA polymerase subunit omega: MGSIANPEGITNPPIDELLEKTTSKYALVIFAAKRARQVNAYYSQLGEGLLEYVGPLVETTPQEKPLSIAMREINAGLLTAEPTDQP, from the coding sequence GTGGGATCCATCGCCAACCCAGAAGGCATCACCAACCCGCCGATCGACGAGCTTCTGGAGAAGACGACGTCGAAGTACGCTCTGGTCATCTTCGCGGCCAAGCGCGCGCGTCAGGTCAACGCCTACTACAGCCAGCTCGGTGAGGGTCTGTTGGAGTACGTCGGCCCGCTGGTCGAGACCACCCCTCAGGAGAAGCCCCTCTCCATCGCGATGCGGGAGATCAACGCGGGCCTGCTCACCGCTGAGCCGACCGACCAGCCGTAA
- the pyrF gene encoding orotidine-5'-phosphate decarboxylase: protein MESFGTRLHRAVRERGPLCVGIDPHPALLARWGLADDVEGLSRFAATVVDALGDRVAVVKPQSAFFERFGSHGVAVLESTIRQLRERGALVLLDVKRGDIGSTVHAYATAYLHPSSPMHVDAVTASPFLGVGSLAPMFELAAEHGGGVFVLALTSNPEGAAVQRATTADGRTVAQTVIDEIAQLNAGAEPLGSIGAVIGATVGETGCDLSAMNGPLLAPGLGAQGATAADLRVVFGSSLPAVLPSYSREVLGAGPHPDALRAAADRAVTDCQAALRMS, encoded by the coding sequence ATGGAGAGCTTCGGCACCCGACTGCACCGGGCCGTCCGTGAACGGGGTCCGCTCTGCGTCGGCATCGACCCGCACCCGGCCCTGCTGGCCCGCTGGGGTCTCGCCGACGACGTCGAGGGGCTCAGCCGGTTCGCCGCGACCGTCGTGGACGCCCTCGGTGACCGAGTTGCGGTGGTGAAGCCTCAGTCGGCCTTCTTCGAGCGATTCGGGTCCCACGGTGTGGCGGTGCTTGAGTCAACTATCCGACAGTTGCGCGAGCGCGGCGCGCTCGTTCTGCTCGACGTCAAGCGTGGCGACATCGGCTCGACCGTCCACGCGTACGCCACGGCGTACCTTCATCCATCCAGCCCCATGCATGTCGACGCGGTCACGGCAAGCCCGTTCCTGGGGGTCGGATCGCTCGCCCCCATGTTCGAACTCGCCGCCGAACACGGCGGCGGGGTCTTCGTTCTGGCGCTCACCTCCAACCCCGAGGGCGCTGCGGTCCAGCGGGCCACGACGGCGGACGGACGCACCGTGGCGCAGACGGTGATCGACGAGATTGCGCAGCTCAACGCGGGTGCGGAACCGCTCGGGAGTATCGGTGCGGTGATCGGGGCGACTGTCGGCGAGACCGGCTGCGACCTGTCGGCGATGAACGGTCCGTTGCTGGCGCCGGGGCTCGGCGCGCAGGGTGCCACGGCGGCCGATCTGCGGGTGGTGTTCGGTTCCAGTCTGCCCGCCGTGCTGCCGTCGTACTCCCGGGAGGTGTTGGGAGCGGGCCCACACCCGGATGCTCTGCGGGCCGCAGCTGACCGGGCGGTAACCGACTGCCAGGCCGCGCTGAGGATGTCCTGA